Proteins from a single region of Flavobacterium sp. YJ01:
- a CDS encoding DUF5672 family protein, with protein sequence MDKKAAKIVIPVYKEYFGELEEKSFLQCCKVLKDYEIVIVHPEGLNCAYLTEKYNNLSFKSFSKLYFATIDGYNELLLSSIFYESFLDSEYILIYQLDAFVFRDDLMKWCQKGYDYIGAPWIATSTDSFGMNIFNKVARLFRSKKKNAREQTFFKVGNGGFSLRKVASHHNIAKQQQQFIKDVLNETDKKIYAIEDVFWSLKAIEFDPNFKIPDYKEAVYFAIDRKPNLAMKLTNNELPFGCHAINKPKVIDFWKPILDQY encoded by the coding sequence ATGGATAAAAAAGCAGCAAAAATTGTTATTCCTGTATACAAGGAATATTTTGGAGAACTTGAAGAAAAATCGTTTTTACAATGCTGTAAAGTTTTAAAAGATTATGAAATTGTAATCGTGCATCCTGAAGGATTAAATTGTGCTTATTTAACAGAAAAGTATAATAATTTAAGCTTTAAAAGTTTTTCTAAACTCTATTTTGCTACAATTGACGGCTACAATGAATTGCTGTTGTCTTCTATATTTTACGAAAGTTTTTTAGATTCTGAATATATTTTAATTTATCAGCTTGATGCTTTTGTTTTTAGAGATGATCTGATGAAATGGTGTCAAAAAGGTTATGATTACATTGGCGCGCCTTGGATTGCCACTTCGACAGATTCTTTCGGAATGAATATTTTTAATAAAGTAGCAAGATTGTTTAGATCTAAAAAGAAAAATGCTCGCGAACAGACTTTCTTTAAAGTCGGTAATGGAGGTTTCTCTTTACGCAAAGTAGCTTCACATCATAACATCGCAAAACAGCAGCAACAGTTTATAAAAGATGTTTTAAATGAAACTGATAAAAAAATCTATGCTATAGAAGATGTTTTCTGGTCGTTGAAAGCAATTGAATTTGATCCTAATTTTAAAATTCCTGATTATAAAGAAGCCGTTTATTTTGCTATTGATCGTAAACCAAATTTGGCAATGAAATTAACAAATAATGAGCTTCCTTTTGGTTGTCACGCCATTAATAAACCAAAAGTAATTGACTTTTGGAAACCTATACTTGATCAATATTAG
- a CDS encoding glycosyltransferase family 4 protein, translated as MKILNVTSITELRGGDAQMYTVYKLLKEKSDIKQYILCPNNSILSSICKNDKADYFTYRKNSLKLLNLTFAIINICNKENINILHIHDSSALNAALIALKLLNKSITLILSRKRNNRIKDKFLNRYKYSHPRIKNIICVSKAVESIFDKIIKDKSRLITIYDSIDVEKFSLKTNHSLLHKEFSLSPETLIIGNIAGLTNQKDIYTFIDTAKTIKAKSGSLTVKFVVIGDGPLKNDLIDYANANDLKKDIYFTGFRNTIDLLPEFNVFLLTSVTEGLPLTIYEAFASKVPVVSTMAGGIPEVVVDGKTGFLAPIKDSKTLSEKVLEILKNSNISESVKSNAFELVKKNHNLNTMQKNYYAFYKSIT; from the coding sequence ATGAAAATATTAAATGTCACGTCCATAACCGAATTGAGAGGTGGTGATGCTCAAATGTACACCGTTTATAAACTATTAAAAGAGAAAAGTGATATTAAGCAATATATTCTATGTCCTAACAATTCTATTTTATCATCAATTTGTAAAAATGATAAAGCTGATTACTTCACTTATAGAAAAAATAGTCTAAAATTATTAAATCTAACTTTTGCGATAATCAATATTTGCAATAAGGAAAATATCAATATTTTACACATACATGATTCATCTGCATTAAATGCTGCTCTTATAGCTTTAAAGTTATTAAATAAATCTATAACGCTCATTTTGAGCAGAAAAAGAAACAACAGAATCAAAGATAAATTTTTAAATAGATACAAATATTCTCACCCTAGAATTAAGAATATTATTTGTGTTTCTAAAGCTGTTGAATCTATATTTGACAAAATAATCAAAGACAAAAGCCGATTAATTACAATTTACGATTCAATAGATGTAGAAAAATTTTCTCTAAAAACAAACCACAGTTTGCTTCATAAAGAATTTAGTCTTTCTCCAGAAACTTTGATAATTGGCAATATCGCTGGATTAACAAACCAAAAAGATATTTATACTTTTATTGATACAGCAAAAACAATTAAAGCTAAAAGCGGCTCTTTAACTGTAAAATTTGTGGTTATTGGAGATGGGCCTTTGAAAAATGATTTGATTGATTATGCCAATGCTAATGATTTAAAAAAAGATATTTATTTTACCGGTTTTAGAAACACAATAGACTTATTACCTGAGTTTAATGTTTTTTTACTCACTTCTGTGACTGAAGGACTCCCTTTAACAATATATGAAGCTTTTGCATCTAAAGTTCCCGTTGTTTCTACTATGGCAGGAGGAATTCCTGAAGTCGTTGTTGATGGAAAAACGGGCTTTCTTGCACCGATTAAAGACAGTAAAACATTGTCTGAAAAAGTACTCGAAATTTTAAAAAATTCAAATATAAGCGAATCTGTAAAATCAAATGCTTTTGAACTAGTTAAAAAGAATCACAACCTTAATACTATGCAAAAAAACTATTATGCTTTTTATAAAAGTATTACCTAA
- a CDS encoding Kdo domain containing protein, giving the protein MPLKISEKFKVDEKDIKEILNNFSSSGELFGNGDRNKIKLFKLDGKTINVKSFKVPNLINKIAYKYFRKSKARRSFEYATILLEKGIGTPAPLAFFENFNFLGLKDSYYVSEHLVTELTYRELVEIPDFVEHDRILRQFTKFCFDLHEKGVEFLDHSPGNTLIKKIEENNYAFFLVDLNRMNFHNQMSFEQRMNNFRRLTPKKEMIAVMSNEYSKFYTEKNETEIFEKMWQATVDFQESFAKKKRLKKKLKFWKS; this is encoded by the coding sequence ATGCCTCTAAAAATAAGCGAAAAATTTAAAGTAGACGAGAAAGATATTAAAGAGATCCTAAATAACTTTAGCTCTTCTGGCGAACTTTTTGGCAACGGTGATCGTAATAAAATTAAATTGTTCAAGTTAGACGGAAAAACGATTAATGTCAAATCATTTAAGGTTCCGAATTTAATAAACAAAATTGCCTATAAATATTTTAGAAAATCAAAAGCGAGACGTTCTTTCGAATATGCCACAATTTTATTAGAAAAAGGAATTGGAACACCTGCGCCTCTAGCATTTTTTGAAAATTTTAATTTTTTAGGTCTAAAAGACAGTTATTACGTAAGCGAGCATTTGGTTACAGAATTAACGTATAGAGAACTTGTTGAAATTCCTGATTTTGTAGAACATGACCGAATCTTGAGACAATTCACTAAATTTTGTTTCGATCTTCACGAAAAAGGAGTAGAGTTTTTAGATCATTCTCCAGGTAATACTTTGATAAAGAAAATTGAAGAAAATAATTACGCATTCTTTTTGGTCGATTTAAACCGAATGAATTTTCATAATCAGATGAGTTTTGAACAGCGCATGAATAATTTTCGACGCTTAACTCCTAAAAAAGAAATGATTGCGGTGATGAGTAACGAATATTCTAAATTCTACACCGAAAAAAATGAAACTGAAATCTTCGAAAAAATGTGGCAGGCTACAGTCGATTTTCAAGAAAGTTTCGCAAAAAAGAAAAGATTAAAAAAGAAACTTAAATTTTGGAAGTCTTAA